In the genome of Actinomadura luzonensis, the window CCGGCATCTGCTACCTCCTCACGGCCGCTACGGTCTCTGGCAAGGCGCCCACGTACTGATTGCGCAGGTCAGTGGCAGCATCTCCGGACACTGCGTCGGAACCGCCGGCGACAACGCCGAGCCAGAAGTCCATCGCCGTCTGGCCGGTCCGGATCAGCCCGCCGCTCGCGTGCGGGTCGAAGTTGCGCGCCGACCCGGCCACAACGCGGTTGCCGTCGGTGTCGTTCGTGCTCCGCACCACGTACGAGGTGCTATCGGTGAGCGTCTCTGCGCTGGCCAGATACACCGAGAGGTTGCCGCTGTCGCCGCGTTGCAGGTAGCCCTCGACGATCCGCGAGCCCCTGCGCAGCGTGAGGTCGAGGTACACCCGGCCCACCGGCGACCGCCGCACGGCCAACCTGACCGTGCACCGTTCGAGATCGTTCTGCAGCACGCTGGCCGAGTCCCAGCCGGTGATCTGCGTGCCGCCGACGTCCACCCACCAGCTCTTGGGCCGCCACGCGCCGCCGGTGAAGGACGCCACCTCGATGCTGCCGCCGCTGGACAGCGGTCGCACCCTCACCAGGCCGTTCGACAACTCCCAGCCATCGGCAGCAAGCGGATGGCCCGCGCCCACCCGCTCCACACCGCGGGTCAGCACCCGCACCCGGCCGCGCAGGAAGTCGGCCACGTCGCAGCCCCAGCGCGGGTTCACTCCGGACGGGATGCCGCGGTAGACGGTGATGTCGCCGTCGGTGCTGGCGCGGGTCATGAGGCTGGGCAGGGTGGAGCCGGTGTAGTAGGCGTAGTGGCCGACCGGCGGCGCGCTCCACCGCTCACCGGTGAGGGCGAAGTCGTTGGCTCGCACCGCGCCCGCCAGGCGGGATTCGAGGTCGACGTCGGTGTCCGGGCCGTGCCGCTGCAGCGAGATCTTCCAGGCGATCTCGGTGATGCCCTGCCGCTTGCGGTCCTTGACCTCGCCGGACGCCGAGCTGACGGTGTAATAGCCGTTCCGCTCCGTCTTCTCCTCGAAGACGACGTTGACCAGAGACCCTTGGCCGCCGAGCACCCCGTCGAACCTGTCCCAGGTCTCCTCCCGGGTGATGAGCGGGCACACCTCCACGCCCTGGATATGCATCGACCAGCCCTGGTACGCGGACTCGGAGAACGTCATCGTTTCCCGGAGCGTGAGACGGCCGAGCTGCAGATCAGACACCGGCGAACTCCTCCCGCTCCAGGTCGCGGATCGCCTGCCGCAGCGACTCCACCAGCCGCCGGTAGCTCACCGGATTCGTGGGGTCGAGCACGCCTTGCAAGCTGACGTTGAGGTTCTCCACGTGCACGGTCCGCCCGGCCACGCCGCCACCCGCCGCGGCCGGCGCCCCGAACGAGCCGGCGAAGTCCGGCGGCCCGGCGGCCACTCCCGGCATCTGCAGCCCTGCATCCAGCGTTGCCGCGCCGGCCGCGAGCACGCTGTCGAGCGTTCCGGTGAGAGCGGCTTGCTGGCCGGAGATGCCCTCGGCCAGGCCGGTCATCATGGACCGGCCGGAGTACAGCGTCCACCCGCGACCGCTGAACGGGCCCGCCTTGGCGGGGCTGAAGGGGAAGAGCGACCGGAGGTGGTTGAGGACGTCGGTGATTGAGTTGTACGCCGTCTGCCACATGGAGTAGACGCCGTTGATCAGGCCCTGCATCAGGCTCCGGCCGCTGTTGTACAAGAGCCCGCCGAGGTCGCCCAGCGCCCCCGTGATCTGCCCCGGGAGGCCGCGTACGACGTTGAGCACGTCGTTGGCTCCGTTGGAGACGGCGTTGCGGATGTTGTTCCAGGCGTCGGAGGCGATGTTGCGGACGTTGCTCCAGCCGTCGGCCCAGCGCTGGCCGATCTGCCCGAGGACGTCGCTGATGTTGCCCCGGATGTCGTCGATCTTGTTGCTGATGGCGGAGCGGATGTCGTTCCACCGGTTCTGGACCTGGCTCAGCACGTCGCCCATCCACCGGCCGATCATGCCGGGCAGGTCGCCGAACCAGCTCACCGCGTCCTTGATCCACTGGACGCCGTCGCGGAACCACTTCGTCATCCCATTGATGAGGTCGGGGATGATGCTGTGGCCGACGAGGGTGTCGTACAGAAATTGGAAGATCGCGATGATCTGGTCGATGTACGGCTTGATGTCCGCTACGAGCTGCGACAGGGCGACGCCCATGCGGGCGATCTCGATTGCCAGCCGAGTGAGTTCGGGGGTCATGGGCAAGATAGCGGGCAGCACCTCGTTGATGAACTTGACCGCCAGGTCAGCGAGGAGCGGTATCAGGGGCTGAATATCCCTTGCCAGCTGCGCAAACGCCGGAATCAAACTGTTGATGATCACCGGCACCAGGTTCAGCAGCGGCGGCAGCAACTGAGTGATCAACGCCGCCCCGATCTGGCCGAACGCGGCGTAGATCGGCTGCATGTACGGCAGCATGATCGCCAGCGCGTCAGAGATCGCCCGCAGCGCGGGCTCCAGCGCGCTGGACAGGGCAGCGATGATCGGGCCGAGCGCCGACCCGAGGTTGGACAGGGCGGCAGCGAGGATCTGACCGAGGACGCCCGCGACCTGAGCGATCACTGGCAGCAGCGGAGCAGCCGCGACCAGCAGGTCTGAGATGCCCTTCCCGAGGGCGAGCAGCCCGGCCTGCAGCGCGGGGTCAGCGAACGCCTTGGCGAGGTATCCAGCCAGCGCAACGAGACCGGGACCCAGCTGAGCCAAGGCGGGGCCGAGCGCGTTGAGGGCGGCGGCCAGAGCGGGCGCGACCGCGGTAGCGATCGTGACCAGCGGGGGGACCACCAGCGCGGCGGCGCCACCGAGCGCGGCGAAGATGTCCCCGATCGCGGCTCCGAGAGGCTCCAACGGACCGATGGCCTCGACCATGCGGCCGAAGCTCTCGACCATGCGGACGAGACCAGGACCGAGCGCGGCGATCCCGCGTCCCAGCACTTCAATGGCCTGCGCGAGCACGGGGCCGAGCGCTGTCGCCACCTTGGCCGCCTCGGGCGCGATGGTGGAGATGGCGCCAACGAGGGATGTGATCACGGGGAGGAGGGCGCGGCCGATGTCCTGCAACGCCTTGAAAATTGCGACCAAGGTCTCCTGGCCCTTGGCCGAGTTGACCCACTCATTCATGCCGTGCACGAGCTGGCCGAGGATGCCGAGCGCGTTGCCGCCGGCCTTGGCCGCGGCATCGAGCAGCCCGGTGAAGGTCTGCCACACGTCCTTCACGAGGCGGCCGAGCTGCTTGAGGACATCGGTGGCGTCGTTGAGCCACTGCCACGCCTGGCCGCTGCTGGAGACCTGGCTCATCCATTGGCCGAAGGTCGTCAGCACGCCCTGCAAGCCGGGCGCGAACGAGGCCAGCCAGTTCGAACCCACCACGCCCAGATCGGTGAACCCGCGCAGGAGCGGATCCAGCGCCGACCAGATACCGCCCAGCAATGTGCGGGTGTTCACCAGCACCTGGTCGAGCTTCTTGACCGTGTCGCCGGCGGAGACGAACTCGAGCACGCTGCGGGTGATGCCGCCGAACGCCGCGGCCAGCTCGGCGAGGCTAGGCTTCAGCCCGGCGATCCCGGCGACGAACGGCTGCAGGGCGCCGGCGAGCTGGTCGGTGAACGCGTCCTGCGCCGCGCCTTTGAACGCCTTGAGCTGCGGGATGACCTCGCCGAACTCGCGGACGAACGCCTTGCCGCCATCGGAGAGCTTGAGCAAGATCTCGCTGAGGGCCTCGCCGTTGCCCGACAAGGCCGCGCCCATGGCCTCGCCGAGCCCGCCCGTGGCAAGCTTCCACGTCGTGAACGCAGCCGCCCCGGTCAACGCGACGCCGGGCAGCCCGGCCAGCAGCCCTGACAGCGGCGCGATCGCCGCCGCCAGCTCGGCCACGTATCCGGCCGACGACGCCGCAGCGGCCCCCAGCGTGGCCACACCGGCGGCCCCCGCCCCCAGCAGCGTCATGGAAGAGGCGACGCTGGTGAACGCCCCGCCCAGCCCCTTCGCGACGCCGGCGAGGCCGCTCATCACGCCGCTGGACCGGTCGAGGTCGGGGGTGAGCCGGGACCGGATGGAGTCGCTCAGCCGGTCGGTGTCTCGGCTGGAGTCAGCCTGGGCTTTCGCGTACGCCTGCGACACCTGCGCGGCCCGCTCGGACACCTTGACCTTGGCCAGCTGCGCGGTCGTGGCGGCGATCTCCGCCTTTTCCTGCTCCCGCGCCGCCGCCGCGGCCAGCCGGATTGCCTCCTCCTTGTCGCCCTCGCCCCTCTTGACCTTCTCGGCGGCTTCTGCCGCACGGTCACTGGCCGCTTTCGCCCGCTCCCCGGCCTCAGCGGCAGCCAACCCAGCGCGCCGCGCGGCCAGCTCCGCCTGGGCGAGCTGGAGCTCGAACCGCTTGATCGGGTCCAGCGCCTGGGAGAAGCCCGCGCTGGCTTCCTTGCCCATGGCCTTGGCGAACGCCTTGCCGGCGGCGTCGCCGACCTGCTCGCCCAGCCGCTTGCCCACGGCGACGAACGGGCTGGCATCGTCGCCGAAGCGGACGCCGTTGTCCTTCATCCCGTCGGCGAACTCGCGGCCGGCCGCATCGCCAGCCGCCTCGCCGATCCGCTCGCCCTCGTCCTCGAACACCGGCCGCTCGGCGCGGAGCCGGGCGGAGGCGTCACGGGAGAACTGCTTGCCGAAGTCGTCACCGATGCCGTCGAAGCCCTGCTTGACGTCGTCGCGGAACTTGTCCGTCAAGGCTCTGACCCTGACGAACGCCTCAGCGAGCGGGGTGCCAGCCACCATGCACCCCCGCTCCGGCCTGTCGTGTGCTGGTGGCTATCCGGCGGCGGCGAAGCGGGCGAGCAAGAGCCTGCGCGCCTCGCGCTCCTCCGGCGTGCGCGGACGGCGTGGCGCCGGAGGCGGAGGCGGCGAGAACACCTCATCGAACGCCTGGTGGGCGTCGCCGACGGCCTTGTCCGAGACGCCCGCGAGAGCGAGTAGCGCGCTGGTCTGGACAGTCTGCGTGCGCCACTCAACCCAGAGGGCGTGGACGAAGTCGAGCTGGTCAGCGAGGGGGAGATCTTCTAGCCGTAGGAGACCACTCGCCGCTCCTGCGGCTCCGTCTCCGTCTTCGCCACTTCCTCGACGGGGACCTCCGTGACCGTGGCCCGCGAGAAGGAAACGACCCGAGCAGTATCCGGCATGGTCGGCGGCCCATCGGGCGAGCCCGAGGACCGCTCCGTAGGGCGCTCACCCTGCTCAGACAGCAGGCCGCCGAGGATCTCGATCAGCACCTCGCCGTCCGTTCCGTGCTCGCGGCAGTGCTGCCGGAACCGGCCGTACTCCTGCGGGCCGAGGATGGCCCGGTAGATGTCGGCGAGGATTGCGATGCCGTCAGCAGAGTCGGTGTCGAACCCGGCGGCGGCGAGGCGGGCGAACTCGCTGATGTCCATCAGGCTGATCTCGCCTTCGCCGACGAACTGAACGCCGTCGAGCTCGAACGTCGCAGGGGTGCTCTCCGCCTTGCGGCTCTTGCTGGTGTAGGAGCGCATCTACGCCGCCCGCGCGTTGTCGAAGAGGACCTTGAACAGCTTGGCCGCCGACGGCTTCTCGAGCTTGAACTCACACGGAATCGTCGCCTTCTCCGCGCCCTTGCGCCGGTTGATCTCCAGGCTGCCCGTCTGCAGGGCCTTGCGGTAGACCCACCGCTCCTCGCCGTCCTCGCTCTCGAAGCCGAGCATCACGCGGACCTCTTCGCCCAGGTCCGGCGGCTCGAACGTGACGATCCCGGTGCCGGAGACGATGCTGCCGCCGTTGAGCGCGCGCTGCAGGTTCTTGGCCGTCATCTCGGCCAGCGCGAATGCGACGGTGCCCTCGCGGCTGGTGAGCGCGACCGCGACCGGGTCCAGCTCTTCGGCCACCTCGACGTTCTCGGAGTCCACGGAGTACGAGAAGCTGCTGCCCTCGTTCGTGTAGCCGAGAGCGGCCCACGCGGCGGACACTGTCTCCCACGGCGTGGTGAGGTCGGTCGGCTCGGTGGTGCCGAGCGGCGCGATGTAGAGCTTGCCGGGGCCGAGCGCGATCGCGTTCGGGTTGCCACGGGCCATCAGACGTCACCTTCCTTGCTGGTGGCCTGGCCGCCCTTCGCGTCAGGCTCGTCGCTGGTCTGCTGGGGGGAGTCGTAGCCGTCCGGCGGGCGCACCTTGTCGGCCCAGCCGTGCGTTTCGACGTGCTCGACCGGCACCCGGTCGCCCGGGTTGAACGCGCGGGCGAACTGGTTGCCGCCGATGAACAGGGCCTCGATGGCGATGTAGTACGGCGGCGCGGTCGGAGCGGGCGCGGACGGCTGCTTAGCGTCGCGGCGGGAGGAGGCGGCCATCAGACGATCCGGAACGCGCCGACCGTGACCGTCGTCGCGCTGGAGTAGGTGATGTCCGCGGACCCGTCTGCCTTGGCGTACCGGCGCCCGACCGGAATCTTCCATCGCTCGCCAGCCGGGATCGCGACGGCCCGGTCGGCGATGGCCAGGCCGTCCACGGTGCCGGGAGTGGCGATGGTCACCGTCACCGACGAGCCGGAGCCGTTGTTGACCTCCAGGAAGATGCCGTCACCGGCCGGGCAAGTGTCGCCGCCGCCGGAGGCGTTGACGAGGGCGGACGCCGCGCCTCCAAGGCCGAGCGTCTGCAGGGTGAGTGCCGCCATCGGAACCTCCAGGTGGTCACGGCGGGGTAAGGGGTAGGGCTGGTCAGCGGAGGTAGAACGTGGCGTCG includes:
- a CDS encoding phage tail tube protein, whose product is MARGNPNAIALGPGKLYIAPLGTTEPTDLTTPWETVSAAWAALGYTNEGSSFSYSVDSENVEVAEELDPVAVALTSREGTVAFALAEMTAKNLQRALNGGSIVSGTGIVTFEPPDLGEEVRVMLGFESEDGEERWVYRKALQTGSLEINRRKGAEKATIPCEFKLEKPSAAKLFKVLFDNARAA
- a CDS encoding phage tail protein, yielding MTDKFRDDVKQGFDGIGDDFGKQFSRDASARLRAERPVFEDEGERIGEAAGDAAGREFADGMKDNGVRFGDDASPFVAVGKRLGEQVGDAAGKAFAKAMGKEASAGFSQALDPIKRFELQLAQAELAARRAGLAAAEAGERAKAASDRAAEAAEKVKRGEGDKEEAIRLAAAAAREQEKAEIAATTAQLAKVKVSERAAQVSQAYAKAQADSSRDTDRLSDSIRSRLTPDLDRSSGVMSGLAGVAKGLGGAFTSVASSMTLLGAGAAGVATLGAAAASSAGYVAELAAAIAPLSGLLAGLPGVALTGAAAFTTWKLATGGLGEAMGAALSGNGEALSEILLKLSDGGKAFVREFGEVIPQLKAFKGAAQDAFTDQLAGALQPFVAGIAGLKPSLAELAAAFGGITRSVLEFVSAGDTVKKLDQVLVNTRTLLGGIWSALDPLLRGFTDLGVVGSNWLASFAPGLQGVLTTFGQWMSQVSSSGQAWQWLNDATDVLKQLGRLVKDVWQTFTGLLDAAAKAGGNALGILGQLVHGMNEWVNSAKGQETLVAIFKALQDIGRALLPVITSLVGAISTIAPEAAKVATALGPVLAQAIEVLGRGIAALGPGLVRMVESFGRMVEAIGPLEPLGAAIGDIFAALGGAAALVVPPLVTIATAVAPALAAALNALGPALAQLGPGLVALAGYLAKAFADPALQAGLLALGKGISDLLVAAAPLLPVIAQVAGVLGQILAAALSNLGSALGPIIAALSSALEPALRAISDALAIMLPYMQPIYAAFGQIGAALITQLLPPLLNLVPVIINSLIPAFAQLARDIQPLIPLLADLAVKFINEVLPAILPMTPELTRLAIEIARMGVALSQLVADIKPYIDQIIAIFQFLYDTLVGHSIIPDLINGMTKWFRDGVQWIKDAVSWFGDLPGMIGRWMGDVLSQVQNRWNDIRSAISNKIDDIRGNISDVLGQIGQRWADGWSNVRNIASDAWNNIRNAVSNGANDVLNVVRGLPGQITGALGDLGGLLYNSGRSLMQGLINGVYSMWQTAYNSITDVLNHLRSLFPFSPAKAGPFSGRGWTLYSGRSMMTGLAEGISGQQAALTGTLDSVLAAGAATLDAGLQMPGVAAGPPDFAGSFGAPAAAGGGVAGRTVHVENLNVSLQGVLDPTNPVSYRRLVESLRQAIRDLEREEFAGV